Sequence from the Tenrec ecaudatus isolate mTenEca1 chromosome 6, mTenEca1.hap1, whole genome shotgun sequence genome:
TCATAAGATTCAGAAAGGAAAGTTTTAGAGACCCAAAGGCAGAGGTTTCCAAAAAGGAATTAAGGTAAAATTGAAATAAATTAGGTAGGAGgacaggaaattaaaaacaaaacattctgTAGCAAAGGTGGCAAGCTCAAAGGTTACATGAGGGACCTTATACCCAGCAGGTAGGTATAAGGTAATAGGGAGCGATAGGGAGTGTGGTAAAAACCAGAAAGCTTCCTGTCTAAAAGCAGCACTTCCTACCCTACATGGTCCTGATGATTTGCTGACATGCAAGAATGCAAGCCCGGGGCTGCCAGATCTCAAGACATTCCCAAGAGGCCAGAAATCGAGATGCTCACATGTTAACATCTTGATTTTTAACTGTTGACAACTAATTTGAAGTAGTTTCATTTTCTCATTCCCGCTGATAACGAAATAACAGCTGCCCTTCAGCTTATTTTGTTCCATGGGTTTTCTAGCCACATTACAACTGAGGCCTCTTCataggagaaaaacaattaaacgAGAAAAGAAAAAGCTAGAGTAAATTGTGAGCATATTAGTAAGCATCACTCAGTACGGACTTGCCAACTACAAGAATATTCCACTTCCACGTCCATGTTCCTGAGGAGCAAACACTGGAAGGGGTCTACTCTTATTTTCTATGTGCTGGGTAGGGAGACATTCTGAGCCGCCACAAAAGGAAACTCTCCCAAAAGGCTTTTTAATAGAGATGGCTCCCTTTACTGACATTGCATTAAAAATGCCCCAAACAAAATAACCGAATCTAACCAAAATGGACTTGCCATTAGCTACCAAGTTGCATGTAGGATCCAGGTGTGTGCCCTGCATTGTGCCTGCTGCTCATGTCCCTTTACCTATCCCATTCCTTCCAACTCTCAGTTTCCATCCGGGGCTGTTCAAAAGAAGTCCCTGGAGATGCCTAAACAACTAGAATCTGaccaaaaagaaaggagaaatccTCGAGCTGGGCGCACACAGGGGCTTTTACTGTAACCGTGGGAATTGTCAAGTCCACCGTTAGACTCCATGGATGGGCAGGCACGAGcggatggaaggaaggggagggtgtCTATTTAACTAATCATTTGCATCACATGCACCCAAGGAAAAAATGTTTACCTGGTGGAGCCACGGTTAACCTTTTTTCCTTGCTGAGCCGCTGCCCTTGGATGAATTCACTCATGGAAGGGGGGCCCTTCAGAAGAAATGATTCTGTGGAGGTGGGATCAGGGGGAACTCTTAATAAATTCTGTAGGTAGGAAGCCCCTGAAGTCCTGGGACGGCTCTGATCACAAAGGGAAGGTGAAAATTGTCTTGCAGGAGATCCAAGAAAAATACATATAGGAAACAAAAAAGTTTTACTTTAATTACCTTTCAACGCCTCACCAGCGATAACATTATTTATACTGTCAGTTAATTTTTAAGACATAtaaatcaagatttttgcctcccccattttttgtttcattttgttttaaagttTCCACACCAGGATACACCTCTATTTGGAAACTGTCTTGGCTAGTGGAAAAGAGACTCATAATTACTCGGTCAGCTTGAACCGCAAGTAGAACATACTTGTATTATTTGATTCTTTACTAAAGGTTCCAAAAGTTAAAATTTTTACCATTAGCTGAAATTTTTACCATTATAAGATAAATAACTCAACATCCAGGATTCTGGAAAAAGGTCACACATTCAAGTCCCTAAGAAACTTACAAGTGGTTTCTTTTAGCAATACTCACAAACCTACTTTTTTTGCAAAGAACTGTAAATATTCCACTCCCCTGTACACAAATATAGACACCCCCTTTCTGCCGGCTCTCAGTTTTGGTAACATGGTCAGAGGTTCCCCCAAGAGAACATTTTAGTTCTTTCTTTGCCCCATTGATCAAGATATCTGTCAGATTAGCACCATTATCAGGGAGAGGTACGTTGACCTTTAAAATGGTAACTCTTGTAAAACAGTGCTTTATTCTTAATatacaagctttttttttcagGTTGGGGGCAAAAGGGAGCCATATTTGTGCATAGAAAGAGCAACAAAAATGTTGACAGACACATGAAAATTATATTATGGTTAATCAAGAGGTGGGATGGAGGTGGTATAGAAACACACTTCACCAAAAGTTTTCATCTGGAAAGACCCCACATTAGCACAGTCCCCAGGCCCGGCTCCCAcctccccccttcccttcccctcctctacAATGAGAACACATACATCTTCGCGGTTAACTAAAATCTGGCCAGTGCACCATACTATGAAGATCGCTGCATGCATACCTTTTCCTCTGGGCGCCACCGCAGACCCGAATGTTGGGTGTCTGTGGGCCCTGCCTATGCAGGTAAGTGTCTATGGTGGGCACGGTGACTGATGCCTCCCCACTTACTTTAGGGCTGCCGATCTTGCTCTTCCCAAGTTTGCCTTTGCTGCGTCGGGACTGCTCATGGTCAAACTCTAAGTCCTCCAGCCGCTGGGTCAGGGCGAGTTTTTGCTGGATAGCCATTTGTAACAAAGTGTTTAGAGTCTTCTTCTCGTCCTCTGCGGCTGCTAACTGTCTCTGCATCTCATCCAACTGGGTGACATATTCATCACATCTGGAACCAAGAGGCAACACTAGTCAGGAAGAGAGCCTTGGGAGCTTTAGTGGGAAAGTAATCAGCTACTGGTGTTTGCATAATAGACTGCTGGTCttcccagaagcagacagcctagaGTAGTGGAAAACCGGGAACCGGGAAGAGTCGGTTCAGTTCATGCGATGGAATGCACACGGGGATATTTCAATAGGTGGCATCTTAGACACAGCACTGTTGCGGGGGCTGTTCAGTGgtgagagaaaaacaaacagtgaaGTATAGTCTCCACAGAGCCTTCTGTGTGTTGTTGAAGACCCTTTCTACTGCGTAATATGGTCTGGGAGAGGAGGGGTAGGAACATGGTAAGTTTCTTATAGTCTATGCCAGTGGCATCCACAAGtgaccctgggtggtgcaaatggtgtctactcaactgctaacccaaggttggcagtttgaacccacccagaggcaagaGCAAAGAATGGCTGTGACCGGCttgcataaagattacagccaagaacaaCACCCTCTGGAGCCGGTCTGCGCTCCAACACGGGGGATCGCCATGAAGCAGAAGCAACGCCACGGCAACTGGATCCGTTTGCTTTGGGTGGCACGCAGAAGGAGAAGAATGCTTCTCAACAAGATGGCTCCTGCTTCCTGTCTACAGTTACAGGTTTGCTTTTCACCCGGTACAGGTTGCAGCTGCCACTGTTTTCGACATGGCAGATGAGCCCGATGGTCAAGCCTGATGGATCTCTGTGACAATGAGTTGTCAAAGAAAACCAAGCTGTGTGACCGGGTCAGCTCATGCCTCGTTGGTACTCCTGCTACAGCAGGTAGACAGGGTCAGAGATCTTTCTTCCCACCCAACCTAAACCTTGAGCACATCCGTACCCGGAAGGAAGGAGTAGAGTGAGAGAAAAGCTCATTCTGAACTTTTCTCGGAATTCGTTTACCTACTAAGATATCAACAAGTCCTCTTCCGCACTGGCAGATGGCTCGTGGCTTTATAGATTTATCAGGGATGGGCTGTGTACACTCTGCTACCAGTATAAGCCTTGGGCGTTTAACGGGACAaaacatttttaagaaaaaagtGGACAGGTTCTGTCGTGAAACACTTTGAGATCCAGCTGGGTGTCTACTTTTCCATTTTCGCTGTTAACCCTGGCTGTCAGGAGCTGAGGGGAGGTGTGGGTGCCGTAAGAGAGGGCTGAGCATAGTAAACTCGAAGGGAAGGGCTAGACCCTGAAGTCATCTTACTTGGTTGgaaaacagtattttaaaaatactatggATTAAGGCATTCAAAGAACCAACAAAGGCCCTTGAAAATGCACTGTTTTGGGAGATGATGGGAAAAAATTATCTAAATCAGGTTAAGGTTTTAAACTTATTCTCAAAGGAACCATTTATTGTAATGCTTCTCAATATAATGCCAACTGACTTCTCTCATCCAAGagggggacattgtgtctcattctCATTTTTTATCCTGAACCCCATAACGACTAGAAGTGCAAAGCTCTATTCCTCAAACTTCACTGTGCTCTGAGACCCAGAAGCCAGCTCCCTGCAGCCCCTCCACACACCCATGGGCAGTTGGGcatgtagcctccttgctgagcctAAGAGATTCAATCACAAAACATACTAAACTTAAGCCTCTTTTCTCCTAACAAAGAGAACTGGACACATTTCAGGGACCCTGTGAAACTcaagataaaaaaataataataaaattaaaaacacattAGCTACATGTAAGAAAGCGTGCTATGTAAGTAAAGGCATATCTACAATTTTGTAAATTTTGCACGATACAAGCATTTGGgagtggaggtgaaggtggaATGCTGAAATGTGATGGTGGAAAACAGAACTTCAACACTGGAGTGAAAATCAAAGGTGTTTACACCGTCCGAGCAATACATTTTTAACAACGACctcaagtttaaaaacaaaatataatagGGCTTCATGATGAAGTTAATgggagaaataataataattagcaaCTAGTATTTAATTATTTAGACAATGTGAAAAtgttggttttatatatatatatatatatatatatatatatatatatatatatatatatatatatatatatatatatatatatatatatatatatatagctaaatTTCCAAAATTATAAAGTGTTTTGGAGATGATAGCCATTTAGCAATGGATGAAGTATACTCCTTTCCTCATCGGAGGCTTTCTGTTATTGCAGTTCTAATGTTTTCAGGCATACGAAGTCTTTTTCCTAAATGAAAGATATTTCCATGTCAAAGACTTTCTTGATCAAGTGTGTCCACCAGAGGGCTCTGGAAAAGCAGCACGTTTTTCTCTTGAACTTGCCATCCTGTAATAATCTCATGGATTTTCCTCATCTTCCCCCTCGAGTTAGCACACCCAGACACCCAAAACACCAAGAGAATTCCAAAGTCTCTTCCTACAGCACAGCACCCAATGTCGGCAAGGGAAAAGCGTTACCTTGTTGCAAACATTGCTCTCAGGGACGAGAAAGTTGCTGCATCTTCTTTCAAAGCCTTCAATTCATTTCTAAGTTTCGTCATAGTTTCCGTCACCATGGCCTTTTCGTTTTCATATTTGTTCTTGAGATTAGCTAGTGCCACCTCAGCTGTCTGAAGCAGAAAAATCAGAATGCTTACACAGTTTTCCTACCAGGATTTCAGATCCTACAGATCTCCTCATGGAGCATCTCTTCTTCTCTCTCACAAATGGAAAGTGAGACTGATTTGGTTACATTTTATATACACATAGGAGAGTACGTGAAAAAGTACTGCCGTGAATCATACACACCTTTATTGAGCACAGCATCCTGAAGGGAAGCTGTTGCTTTTCTCCACAGCCTCTATCTAGGTCTACGCCTCAGAAGACGTGTCGTGGCCACTGCtctacccctccttcctcccGTGTGAGGCACGCCCCATCCAAAGCCCATTTTGGGAACCCAGGGAATTTGACTGTGTCCTTGGAAATGTTCCTTGAGTTTTGGGAACAGGAAAAAAGTCTGAAGGGATAAGATCAGGATTGTAGAGGAGATGGGCAATTTTCCCCAATGACAGTCCTTGCTCCCCTGGAAGGGTGAGCAGATTTAGAGAAAAATTCTTTGGTAAATTTTCCTGGTCTTTGTCTCATGAATgcacttttcaattttcttaaaacctctTCATAAGACGCTTCTATGATCACCCTGTCCTTATTATGCCTTTGTCAAGGGGGGAGGAGTACTCAACaatttctgagctgacctttctgccttaAAGTTAACTGACTCAGCAGATCCCTCAGGAGCCACTGTTTTGAGGGGACCTTTATTTTGAGGGCTCCCTGGTGAGACAGTATTTGAGAGGACTTGTCTGTAGGCACCCCTGATCAGACATGTCAAATCcacgcatgtatgaactggagccctgggtttgttttttgtttttatttacccTTGAATGATATTTTGGACACAGGGAAAAACCACAGGGCGTTTTTTTCTTGAATGCCTAAATGCACTGTGAATTCATAATGTTGTTAAATTGCCCTAGAAACCAACTTTCAACAGAGGCCGTAGCAGGAGCTAAGGAAAGGATGGCAGTTCAGGAATTATTTACTGCAGATCTATAGGGGTGTGGGATTTCCAGATCGTGCGGGCTAATTTAGCTCAAGGATAAACTAGTCAAGAAGCACAACAACTGAAGTATGTTAGAGCTCAACTATTCTCTTTCCCCCCCAAATAAGTTCAATTCATTTAACACAAAATTAAACCATTTTCAAAAGATCCCTTCAAGGGCATTTAGTATGTTTGTATTCTAGGAAAACTATCATGTCTATCTAATTCCAAAGTATTTTCTTCTCCCCGAAGGAAGCCATGTGTAGCCATTCCTACACCCCCTTCTTTCCCAGGTCCTGGCCGCCACCATGAACGCAGAGATCTACAAACCACCTACGCTCTGTGGGCTGGAAAGAAAGATTAAACAGGTAGACTCCTGGAACCTCAAACAGGCATCTGTGGCAAACTATAAATCTATGTTACTATATTTTCACAGGAGGAAATTCCACAGTGAATCAATTACTTTCTTACACATTCCAGACACTACCTTCCAAACAATGAGTTAAAGTCTAATGTCATGCTTCACAATTTGCATAAaagcaaatatttcacaatgttgaCTGAGCTGAAAAATTGGTTTGGATCGGAGGTTTTGGCATGCCTGAAACTCTTGCTTCAAATGAAGAACCAGCCTGACCTGACATTTTACAACTTGATGCCCTCCTCAAGATTAATATAGAAAGATGATCTGAACATTGCAAAAATATAACATGAATACCCTGTCATTCTTCTTTGAATAGTAAAAAAACAGCTGTGTGTGCATGAGTCTTGCCAAGTGAAGTTGTGTGACAATTAAACAATGCAAATAAATATAAAGCATTAACCCAGCCTGGTTATACAACAGACCCTTAAATTGAATGAATACATGAAATCAGTCTATATTTCGGATGTGCTCATTTGGTCTATAGCACATTGCATGTATCATGAAGCCAAACTATAAACTAGGCATGTTGTTTACAatgttttaaaagcataaaactgTACGATATTTGGGTCAATATATCCAAcactaaagaaaaagaaatcattgaagaaataaaaaagtcATTGCTAATGAAATTCCCAGATTACTCTTCTTGCATTACCTTTGTGCTTGAAATAATTTCTATTTGGTTAGGAAAAGCATTAAATTCCTAGAGAttggttattttaaaattaaatcaatATGGGGGGCGTGATCTGTTGTTTCTGATTTCAGAGAAAGTTCTTATTATATTTAAATTCAGATGAAATGAGAAGttacttataaaatattttagtaagTTCTGTAGTCAAATATTAGAACTATGATTGCTTTGGAAAATTATCCCAAATTCAGAAATTGATCTAGAGCAAAATACTAGATGCTtatagtttttaaaagtttcaatACATATTTGTAAATTAGAAGCAGTTGTGAAAGTGAACATGTAATGAATCTACCAACAAACAGAGCCACAAGGAGGTGATGGAGAAGCAAGAGCTGAAGCAGGACAAACCCATTCTATGAATTCTGAGAGCGACCCAACAGGATCCCATTTTTTGTTTATTGTCTCTCGTTTGTCTACAGATTGTAATCGGCTTTGTCTATAacccatgaggagccctggtaacagGGTAGATGAAACACTGGACTTCAAACCTCAAGTTCAGGAATCTGAAACCActagcccctccaagggagaaagatgaggctctctcctcccataaagggttacagtctcacttTCAGAAGCCCGTGGGGCGGTTCCGCTCTCTCCTATacggtcactgtaagttgaaattgactccatggtagtgagtttgaagtttaaaattttaaatttatttgtaTAACCCAGTAGGAAAGTGCTCTGGTGGTATCATGAGTCATGATCTGGCTCAAAATGAGttccaagatcagtggttcaaattcaccagactCCCAGtgggagctttctgctcccataacgatttatagcctctagaatgatgagggcaacaaatgtacatatgtgctggacacaatggatggatgtatggattgtgataagaattgcacgagcccccaataaaatgattaaaataaataaatgaaatgaaaaaaaaaagatttatagcctcagaaacgcacagaaaCAGTTTTCCACTGGTctataggagctctggtggtgtagtagctatgagttaggctgcaatctgcatggtcggtggttcaaacacaccaacagctccctgggagaaagactggttttcctACCTAAAcagtggtctcagaaacccacagggggtcgctatcagttagcattgactagatggcagtgggcgaTAGGGTCACTCTATTAGTGGAAACCGACTGAACGGCAGTGAGAGTGAAATCCATTTGTGGATTTGCTGATGTCTCACCAGCCACACTCTCCCCAAATTGGCTTTTAATAAATTAGAGgattcaaaacatttgtggaaaagataatgggatCTTTCTTCTTCTGACCACAGAGATTTTCACAACCAATCCCTATCTGTCACCTCTctgtctccttttctttctgcctGGAATGATTTCCTCCTCCTCTGGTAAGCAACCAACTCCATTCAAATTGCTTCTGTGAAGTCTTTCTCAATTCCTCCAGGAGAGGAATTagtgcatttggctgctaactacaaggttggaagGAAGTTCAAGTTTGGCCAGagtcacctcggaagaaaggcctggcaatctgtttgcACAACCAGGCCCTGATAGCTACAGGGAGCACCGTCCCACCCTGACACCACAGAACCACCGTGCGTTAGCCCTGACCTGATGCCCCGTGCTTCGGGAAGCAGTAGTTGGCTTCTCTGTTTACATTCCTATAACTTGGATTACAACAAGTCTGACATTGAACTGTAATTCTCTGCTTATATTCTGACACCTCATTAAGCTAAAAGCATCTTTTTTGAATCTTCAGGATCTTGCCTAGTTTGGTACGTAGGTGGCACTTCATACATCTTTGCCAGTTTTATCAGAAGCTTATAAAAATCATCCTAAAGCAGATTAAAAGATGTGCAGAGAATGTATATAAAATGCTGATTTTAGTAAAGGAAGCTTCTCTCTCCCCGCTCTCTCCATTCTCCTGACACCGCAGAATTCTCACCTGAGCCTGCAAATGAACATTCTATAACGTCTAAATATACTAGATACCATTTATAGATAATTGACGCTATTTATGGCACAGAAACATCACAGTGATAGGCCCAACACTATTAAAATGCATAGCAGATGCATGCCTAGAAATAAATTTCCATTTAATTGGCTGAGCCCATCAGGGATGTGTCTCTAATGCAATGCAAATGCTGTGAACATGAGAATTCGGCCAGAAATGCCTTGGCCTACTCAGTGTTTCCGTGCATTCATTGTTCACACCGCTCTAGACCGCTAGTGCATTCCATCCTCCAGAGGGCTGTCAGCGTGTGTCAACTCCACCGCATTAAACAAGTCAACCGGCCCTGCTGCCACTGAGGAGActcgactcacggtgaccccgcgACATTCAGAATAGGAACAAGCTTCCAAAGGGCTTTCTGcgactgtgaccttttggaaataGGCAGTTAGGCTTTTTTTCTAAAGCAACTCTGGGTGGATTCTAACCACCTATCTTTTGGTCAGTGAACAAGTGGTTACCTGATGTTACGCAAGGATTCTTCCTACCAAATGGCCGTGGTTGGCGCCCACGGAGTCAACTCCAGCAGATAGTGATCCCAGGACTCCTAAATCTTTGCAGCCCTACTGAGTAGCTGTCATGAATCACATAATCAATGAAACCTGTTCCTGAATGATTTTCTCTTGGCTGGTCAACTACACCGTTTGCGACTATTCAACTAAGAGAGAGACACCCGAGGCTTTCTCTGAGCGGCTTTTCCAGGGATGCTCCCGCACATTAAGGACTTCATAAAACTGGTGTGAGCACCGTCGGGGACGGCGTTGGTTATTCATGACCATAGTGGGTCTTTGTATTTTAGGGGAGTTTATGattaacttttctttctcttcacTCTCATCTTAAACTGGAGCCAGGGCTCTCACACGTTATCCATCCTAACCATTTCTattgctgagtggggccacaaAACACCACCACTGCTTCTGGCGAGACCTCCACGTTCTATCCCTGGATAAGGGATATGCAACATGGTGGGGCTGCAGTGAAACAAAcgtgtatgaactgttgaatggaaaattgatctcCTCTGTGAATCTTCACACAATTCACAAAAGgctaaaaaaaggaaaactataTATAATTTAGCACTTAATATTACTCATCATATGTGGTATTTTCATCATATGTGGTATATACTTTGGCTTTCTGTGGCTAAAtaactaaattttaaaaaaacgagAGTTAAAGAACGAGTCAGCATCAGGTAGGTTCATGGTATGGCAATCCTACTGATTCCAGAAGGACAAGTTCTATGCTTAGTAAACAAACTCTAGGGCTGAGGTGAGTTAACATTCTTGAGTCATCCTATATTTCAGCTGTGTGGTCACTGCCACTctctccccactctctctctTATAATGCTAAtgttctcaccctccctccccccaaaaaatctaGTTTGGTGACAACTTGTCTCTCTGCATGCATGTCACTCACTTTCCCGCCACTGTCTTGCCCTTCATCCCCAAGTCTCTGATTCAATGACTTACCTGGTACTCTGTTTCTCTAAGTCTGGGTTGAAGAACATCTTCTATCTTGTTAGCACTTCTAGAAAGTGAGTCCTAAATCTGAATCCACAACTTCAAAGTCGAGACATGGTTATTGGCTGAAAGACCTCCCCAAACGTGACTATACTAGGATTCTCCTGCGCTGTTCCAGCTTCTGGCTAACACGTCTGTCTTTCTTGCTGTATCTTCTGATGTAAGCTGCAAGCTAGATCCCACCATTCCTTTCTAACTTCCTTAGAGAGTCCTCcacttaaggagtcctggtgggataACAGTTAAGCGCCCGCTCGGGTGTTAACGAAGTTTGGTCAGTTGACTCACCCAGTTGGAAGACCTGAcattctgcttctggaaagatgaaAGCCTggcaaaccctatggggcaatttTCCTTGGCACACCCGGGGTCCCGACAGGATCTGAACCAAATCAATGGTACTCAATGACAACTTCCCTCCACCTAGCTGAGCATAGTGACTCTCTTATTTCATGTATTCACTCTCAACAAAATAACTCAGTTCTGATTGGCACTGGGGGTAGAGTTTGCTTTATTCCTCCCCTGACCAGGAACCTGAATCCTCATTCTGTTGATAGTGGATACTCAACAAAATCCAGAATGAACCTAGCTAGGAgaagggaggtgttgtcagctgAGGGTGATTACCTGTTTGTTGGCTTTCAGCACAGCTCTCAGTGTGGCGATCTGCTCTCGCTTGGTGCTCAACAAGGACTTGAGCTTCAGGATCTCTTCCATTAAGGCTTCCTTGTCTTTATCGATCATGGGGGCCAGCTCTCGGGCCGCTGCTCTCTGACGAGACAGTTGCAAGGACCGGTCGACAGCTTTCTGCAGGTGCTTGATTTGGTCCCGGATTATGGCATTAAGGTTGTAGATGTTCATTGGCTCTTTGCGGATGTCACTCGTGTCCAGTACTGGCGAGGAGGGTGGGGCAGTAATAACAGGAGAGATGGTGGGAGTCTTAGTGGGACTTGGTTCTTTACTGGACTCTGTGTTTTCTTTGGAAACAGGTTCGGATGAGGTCCGAGTTTCTACTGGCGATGACACACCCCGCCTGGCTAACCGTGGAGACAAAAGTCCCCTGGGGTCATCAGGTCCTTTCAGACTGCCACTGCGGGTGACACGGCTTTGCCTGTAGTAGTCCAGCATAACCCTGTTGGGGGTTTCattattacacagacacacatggtGGTACAGCTGAGCTAACTCCTCACTGAAGGTCACTAACTCATCCTGGGCGGTATTAAGGGTATTGTGGTTTTCGTTGGCTATACTGGTCATCCTTTGCAACTccttctccatgtggaccatcttCTCGCCACTCTCCTTGGTGGTCTTCTCAAGGTTGGTCACCTGTTCATCATACATCTGGATCTTGTTCTCGTACTTGGCCTTCTCGTCAGTGTAGTTTTCTACAGACTTGTTGTATTTCTCCTTCAAGGCCTTGATTTCAGCCTTCAAGTCGATCACCTCGGTGACAGCCACCCTGTACTTGCACTCCAGGATCTCTAAGCCGTTGATGTCCACCTCATAGTCATGGGCCTCCTCTCCCGAGTCCTGGCCCTTCTCCCCATCCAGCTCCTTGAGCTCTTTGCTGCTCTGCAGGCCCCTCATGGCATTCACGTGCTCCGTGAGCCGGTGTACACGCTCATGCTGCTCCGTCAGCGCGCCCTTGGTGTGTTCCAGCTGGGTCTGTGACTCCTGGAGGTTGGCCAGGAGAATGGCCTTTTCCCGCTCCACCTGCAACGGCAAAAGAATGTCAAGGAATGGCTTCAGTGCCCACGTCGATGATGAGCTTCATCCATTCACCATCAGGGCCGAGTGCGTTTTAAGTGACTCAGCAGAGGCAAAGCTTCCATTATTAATTCCAATTAAACCGGAGTGTATTTAATGCGCTTAGTAATGCAACCTTACTTTAAATGCTCTGAGAAGACATGATATTAAAAGGATTAGGCTCTTCCCAATCGGGTGGACAGCCTCCCTCCATCCAGAAGAATtggcttcagaggacagcactgaagctacagcttagggaaagggacatg
This genomic interval carries:
- the BICD1 gene encoding protein bicaudal D homolog 1 isoform X3 encodes the protein MAAEEGLQTVDHYKTEIERLSKELTETTHEKIQAAEYGLVVLEEKLTLKQQYDELEAEYDGLKQELEQLKEAFGQSFSIHRKVAEDGETREETLLQESASKEAYYLGKILEMQNEVKQSRAVVTNIQAENERLTAVMQDLKESNEMVELQRIRMKDEIREYKFREARLLQDYTELEEENITLQKLVSTLKQNQVEYEGLKHEMKRFEEETVLLNSQLEDATRLKEISEHQLEEALETLKNEREQKNSLRKELAQYTPLNDTHISLAVEGLRFAEEGSEPNNEDKMNGHIHGALVKLNGDYRTPTLRKGESLHPVSDLFSELNISEMQKLKQQLMQVEREKAILLANLQESQTQLEHTKGALTEQHERVHRLTEHVNAMRGLQSSKELKELDGEKGQDSGEEAHDYEVDINGLEILECKYRVAVTEVIDLKAEIKALKEKYNKSVENYTDEKAKYENKIQMYDEQVTNLEKTTKESGEKMVHMEKELQRMTSIANENHNTLNTAQDELVTFSEELAQLYHHVCLCNNETPNRVMLDYYRQSRVTRSGSLKGPDDPRGLLSPRLARRGVSSPVETRTSSEPVSKENTESSKEPSPTKTPTISPVITAPPSSPVLDTSDIRKEPMNIYNLNAIIRDQIKHLQKAVDRSLQLSRQRAAARELAPMIDKDKEALMEEILKLKSLLSTKREQIATLRAVLKANKQTAEVALANLKNKYENEKAMVTETMTKLRNELKALKEDAATFSSLRAMFATRCDEYVTQLDEMQRQLAAAEDEKKTLNTLLQMAIQQKLALTQRLEDLEFDHEQSRRSKGKLGKSKIGSPKSRPRTSGASYLQNLLRVPPDPTSTESFLLKGPPSMSEFIQGQRLSKEKRLTVAPPDCQQPAASVPPQCSQLAGRQDCPTVSPDVALPEEEPPSSPQCAPLHCLSKPPCPSSPSPGAEHLG
- the BICD1 gene encoding protein bicaudal D homolog 1 isoform X2 encodes the protein MAAEEGLQTVDHYKTEIERLSKELTETTHEKIQAAEYGLVVLEEKLTLKQQYDELEAEYDGLKQELEQLKEAFGQSFSIHRKVAEDGETREETLLQESASKEAYYLGKILEMQNEVKQSRAVVTNIQAENERLTAVMQDLKESNEMVELQRIRMKDEIREYKFREARLLQDYTELEEENITLQKLVSTLKQNQVEYEGLKHEMKRFEEETVLLNSQLEDATRLKEISEHQLEEALETLKNEREQKNSLRKELAQYTPLNDTHISLAVEGLRFAEEGSEPNNEDKMNGHIHGALVKLNGDYRTPTLRKGESLHPVSDLFSELNISEMQKLKQQLMQVEREKAILLANLQESQTQLEHTKGALTEQHERVHRLTEHVNAMRGLQSSKELKELDGEKGQDSGEEAHDYEVDINGLEILECKYRVAVTEVIDLKAEIKALKEKYNKSVENYTDEKAKYENKIQMYDEQVTNLEKTTKESGEKMVHMEKELQRMTSIANENHNTLNTAQDELVTFSEELAQLYHHVCLCNNETPNRVMLDYYRQSRVTRSGSLKGPDDPRGLLSPRLARRGVSSPVETRTSSEPVSKENTESSKEPSPTKTPTISPVITAPPSSPVLDTSDIRKEPMNIYNLNAIIRDQIKHLQKAVDRSLQLSRQRAAARELAPMIDKDKEALMEEILKLKSLLSTKREQIATLRAVLKANKQTAEVALANLKNKYENEKAMVTETMTKLRNELKALKEDAATFSSLRAMFATRCDEYVTQLDEMQRQLAAAEDEKKTLNTLLQMAIQQKLALTQRLEDLEFDHEQSRRSKGKLGKSKIGSPKVSGEASVTVPTIDTYLHRQGPQTPNIRVCGGAQRKRQFSPSLCDQSRPRTSGASYLQNLLRVPPDPTSTESFLLKGPPSMSEFIQGQRLSKEKRLTVAPPAKRDCQQPAASVPPQCSQLAGRQDCPTVSPDVALPEEEPPSSPQCAPLHCLSKPPCPSSPSPGAEHLG